A stretch of DNA from Lotus japonicus ecotype B-129 chromosome 4, LjGifu_v1.2:
CTATTCCTCTTTCTACCTGagtctgattttgagttttgttTGTGAGTGTTCTGCTTTTGCTGAAGCTCtctttcttttgatttttgacCAATGTTTGGGCATATAGCTAGGCATTTGTTTTGCTCCTTTCTTTGTGAGTGGTTCTGTGCTTTCTCGATTTTGATTCCTCCCTCATTTTCCTTGATTTTGCTGGCATCTGATTGAAATTTCTGGAATTTTTGTCCTCTCTCTTACTATGTTTGTCGATTGGTTGCTATTGTTTCATCTGTTCCCCATTACAACAGTGTTTTCTGCAGAGAAAGCTTATTTATGAACAGTTTATGTGAAGTTTTCTTGATTTTCATATagtgagtttttttattgtttgtGAATAAATCATGTACTGTTCTTTAGCTGGGAAATGCTTTGTATGTGGATGGAATCACTCTGTTCTTCTAGAATCAAGGCCTGACACTGTTTTCATGCCatgttatgttatgttatggactattttattctatttttaaaaTGCATCAAACATTAAATAGACTTCATGTTCTGTCGTGTGGCCATTCTAACATGTCTAACAAAACACTCTTTCTATCTCCTTAAACTGGCTCAACTGCATCTGTATGGTTGATCATAAAGACCTCATATGACTCTAAACATGTTTTCATGGCTCTAGAAGTTTGTTTCATATTGTTTATCCTTATATGAATTTACTGTTATTATTCAATTTTCATAGCTTGATGGTTATGATGATTCTGCACAGTGGCGATGGAGATTGCTCGTATGCTAATTGATTAGCATGTACATTGTGTCAGTAGTTGATGCCAGTAGATATGGAGTTCATATTTGTGCTATTGCTGTTGGGTTGCCTATGTTCTTTTGTGTTGCCTGATGCACAAGGTACTATCCCCTTCTTGTATATCATGTGGAACTCATTCAAAAATATGTAGGCTATGTAACATTTAACGGCTAAATGTACATACATTCATATTCTAATTCTGGGTATAAAACACAGCTACTCAAACTTCCATTTCCAATTCATTTCTGCGGAATACATACAAACATGTGCTTTATATTAACAGAGTTCAATGAATGCCTCATATTTTTTCCAAGATTGCAGTTGAAATATTATGGATTTAGAGCACCCAGACTTTACGGTTTTGTAAAAGTTGCGGTGTTTTTGAACTCCTGGTCTTCGCTCTTTTAGGTGtgtaatgtgttttttttttcatttcaggAGATGCTCTATATGCATTGAAGTTATCATTGAATGCTTCAGCTCAGCAGCTCACTGACTGGAATCAAAATCAAGTCAACCCTTGTACTTGGTCACAAGTTTACTGTCACCCGAACACCAACATTGTTTTTCAAGTGTAAGATGCTCTGTATTGATTGtttcttttaattattttatttgcaGAAGCTGTTGACTGACAGTCATTACATTCAGTGTTTGTGGGGAATTATATATTCCCTTTCTATATTTTCCACCATTATATCATGAATTTGTGCATGCCGTGTAACTATGTAAATTGCTTCATTGCAGTTCATTAGAGACGATGGGATTCACAGGATACTTGACCCCAAGAATAGGAGCTCTCAAAGATCTTACAACTCTGTGAGTATTTATATTACGAAATATCCACATGATTTCAGCCAAATCTATAATGCTAAAAATATTTTTGGCATTCCACCTCCTGCTCTTCCGAAGACCTAGCCATGGCAATAACTTTTATAGCACCGGGTTTCCCTTTTTTATTTCACGCCCTCAACTCAGTTTGTTAGTTATTAAAATACAGTTTCTTATGTTTTTCTTGCAGTCcctattcctttttttttgggtttattGGTTAGTCTCATCATTCTTGGATTGTTGTGTTTTATGTGTTGTGTATACATCTCTGTTATTTTGTTTAGCTTATTTTAAGATTAAGCTTTAGAAAATTGAGTATGCTATTTTCCATGCATCTGATGAACTGTAGTTCGTAGGGTTCATTTAGTCTGTACTGAATGTTTTGATTTTGATGCTTACTGAGTCTTGGTGCTTTAGACATATTTTTATTACCATTGTTTTGGTTATCTCTGAAATTCATTTGATGCCCTTCAGTGAACGTTTTGTTTTGATTCACTTTAATCATTCTTGCTATTTTGCAAATGGTCACTTTCACTTCTATATTTGGGGAGGGGTTTGGACTTTAGATTACAGTAGTTCATGCATTGGTTTCATTACACAATTTTTGGGGATTTTGTTTTCTTGTAAATACTTCAAATTACCAAAGAAGCTAGCAATATTTTAACTTTAGCATTGATGTACGTTATAATTTTATCATGCAGTTCTTTGCAAGGGAATGGAATCACTGGCGACATACCAAAAGAGTTAGGAAACCTGACAAAATTGATCAGGTTGGATTTAGAAAACAACAGATTAAATGGTGAAATACCACCTTCCCTTGGTAATCTTAAAAAGCTCCAATTCTTGTAAGTTTGGCATTTTGTTTGGTAGGTTTTGCAGATATATAATGAGTCTTATCAGGTGTTTCTATCGTGTAATGTTTAAATGTATCTGTTTTTTGTCCTGCTATCAGGACATTGAGTCAAAACAATCTGAGTGGGACTATTCCTGAATCATTTGGCAGTCTCCCAAGCTTGATCAATGTGTATGTGAACTAATGGTTTTTCTGAAAGTTTGCAGGTTATTTCCAAGTATATTTCATTAATTAAGTATCTGATTGATTGTTCAAACTTCTCTTTTGCAGTCTGCTGGATTCAAATAATCTTATTGGCCAAATTCCAGAGCAGTTATTTCAAGTTCCAAAATACAAGTATGAGTAGTTTAGTATTCAATTGATAATTTAAAGCACTATTTAAATGTCTTTCTATCCCTGATCCCAAGGACTACGTGTACCCATGAAATGAAACACTCGTAAAGTGATCACATACAATAAACAAAATGCTTCAGTTATATGCTTTGGTGAAAACCGAGGTTTATAAGCACATTCCATGTGGGACATACATGGGGTGAGACCTTATGCTAACTATGGAGTCCTTGATAGAATATTTGGATTTAGGATGTATAAGATGTTTTCCCTGGCTTTTGACATACACTCACGTGAGCATCCCTACATTCCACTTTTTTAACTGTGCTCCTTTTTGCAGTTTCACTGGAAATAAGTTGAATTGTGGTAAAAATTATATTCAGCCTTGCGCATCTAATAATGAAGATCAAGGTAACGAGTTTGGAATTTTTTGCTCAGCTCTATTGTGTAATTTGTTTTTCTCTGTTCATTATTCCCTTTCCTTTATTATAAGCTGAATACTGACTTTGCTACACTTGGCAGGTTCATCACATAAATCGGAAACTGGCCTCATAGTTGGAATTATTATAGGGTTAGTTGCTATCCTTCTCCTTGGTGGTCTACTGCTCTTTTGGTGCAGGGGTAGACACAAGGGCTACAAGCGTGAAGTTTTTGTAGATGTTGCAGGTTTGAGTTTCTTTTTTAGTCTGCAACATTCTTGTATGAGGCTTCTGTTAAGTGAAATATGGACACTGAAGTTAATATGTTTGCTGTTGTAGCatttaaaaatattgatttgaAACTCTATAAATGCATTCAGTTTCAAAATGATCCAATGCCCTAAATCATGAGATAATACAGCATTGCATTTTAGGGATTATGATCCAAATTCTAGACTGATTTACATAAATGGTATATTGCTCAGCTCATGATGCATAATCAATGCATTGAAATACCACAGTTTCTTGCTGACGGCACCCTCAGATCATCCATATTGGTCAACAACATCTGGCTGTTGTACTATGTTTCCATTCAGGGCATCTAATTACTGTGATGTTCATTTCATTTAGTCTTAGTGCTTGTAGTATCTTGTCGCTTTTATTGCCAATGTATTCTGGTCATGCTTTTCCCTCTTTCATGTCCTTGTGCCCTGTGGCCCATTGAATTGAGTGGCAAGATGTTAGGGATTTAAAACTAATCATCCGTGCCTGATGGTTCTTGAAATTACACATTGAAATCTACTCATCTCCATTTCTCTAAACCTTCTATGTCTAATGAATGGGGGGGGATATGATCAAATTTTGGGGTATTAGAAGAGAATTTACTGGTTGACCGTATTCTAGTAATATTTTTATGTGAATGCTTGTTGAAATAGTGTAATAAGAGATTGATGTGAAACTTTCACCCTTACAATTGATTACGCTAACTTTCTATTTTGTCATTATTCTTTTTTCTTGTTTCACCAGGTGAAGTTGATCGGCGAATTGCTTTTGGTCAACTAAAAAGATTTGCATGGAGAGAACTACAGATAGCTACAGACAACTTCAGTGAGAAAAATGTTTTAGGACAGGGAGGCTTTGGAAAGGTTTATAAAGGTGTTCTTGCTGATAACACAAAAGTTGCGGTCAAAAGGTTAACTGATTATGAAAGCCCTGGGGGAGATGCAGCTTTCCAGCGTGAAGTTGAGATGATAAGTGTAGCTGTGCATAGGAACCTGTTACGGCTGATTGGGTTTTGTACTACTCCAACAGAGCGCCTCCTAGTTTATCCCTTCATGCAGAACTTAAGTGTTGCTTATCGTCTCCGAGGTAGTTGTGATCCACATTGGTATCTCTAGTATGCTAAGCATTCAATTTGTCAATAGTGTTTGCTTGTTTTCTCGTGATATTTTACTTCGTTAATCCTGATGCAGAAATCAAACCTGGGGAGTCTGTTTTGGATTGGCCTACAAGAAAACGGGTGGCTCTGGGAACAGCCCGTGGCCTAGAGTATCTTCACGAGCATTGCAATCCTAAGATTATTCATCGGGATGTGAAGGCGGCTAATGTATTACTTGATGAAGATTTTGAGGCAGTTGTCGGTGACTTTGGTTTGGCAAAGTTAGTAGATATTCGAAAAACTAATGTAACAACTCAAATTCGCGGGACAATGGGCCACATAGCTCCCGAATATTTGTCCACTGGAAAATCTTCTGGAAGGACTGATGTTTTTGGTTATGGGATTATGCTTTTGGAGATTGTTACAGGTCAACGGGCAATTGACTTTTCCCGcttggaagaggaagatgatgtgCTATTGCTTGACCATGTAAGACCTTTTTCAATATTATGGCCTTGTTTTTTGCTGTCTCTTTGGTGTTTGTTTCTTGTTTGTGTAGTATGCTTTTAACTCTTGTATGCCTCATGGGTGGTTGGGTGAATGATAATGTCAACTTTGGCATTTTGTCACATAAGAAAGGATCTATCTGCTTGTCATGGGCACTCCACAAAAATTGGGCATTCTAAAACCACTTAGGCTAACACATGGACAGGGAGTATTGGTCGTGGTTAGCCAAGAGAAGTTGATCTAGCTACAATTGTATATCTGCATTTTTATCAAGCTAGAAAAAAGCTGAAATCTGTagcttttgaaattttaaaaaacacaATTGTTATGTTGATGGAGGTGAACGGCTGCATTTTGTAGTGTTGGCCTTTGAATTCATGGTGCTTTGTATTTATCATCTTCAAAAATCAAGATCTATGTCATTTATCAGTTTATACTGGTTGCTTACTGTTTCCTATATATTTTTATGCTCTGTAGGTTAAGAAATTAGAGCGGGAGAAAAGACTAGATGCTATTGTTGACCGCAACctaaataaaaattacaacATAGAAGAGGTAGAAATGATGATACAAGTTGCATTACTCTGCACCCAATCGACACCAGAGGACCGTCCAATGATGTCTGAGGTTGTAAGAATGCTCGAAGGGGAAGGGTTGGCTGAAAGGTGGGAGGAATGGCAGCATGTGGAGGTAAATCGGAGGCAAGAATATGAGAGATTGCAAAGAAGATTTGACTGGGGAGAAGATTCGGTTTATAATCAAGATGCCATTGAGTTGTCTGGTGGGAGATGAGAAAATCTATAAATTTGAACCATTTATGTTTTATGCTGTATTTCATTATCCCTTCTTGATAGGTTAGCTTGAATGGATCTATGGAAACTTCACATGATAGTGTCATGTTGAAATTTTGTATACATATCTCTCttcatatatattaaatagGTGGGGCACAATGTTTCACTTGATATTGTAGTGTGACATGAAAGGATCTTAATCCTAGCTTGAATACAGATGGAAGTTGTATTGTTTTTGAACTGTGAGCAGGGAAACAGAttgatagttttaaaatttgatACTCCATTACAGTGGTTCATTCCAATTACAAAACATAGGGTGGTGTACTGCAAGTCCTCACACAATGATCGATGTGGAAGTGGAAGTGGAACCAATGTAACATCCCCATTCCTTGCAATGGTGTATGATCAATCCTGAGTGTCTTGTTTATGGGTTCCAAATAATGCTAAATAATCTGCACAAAAGTTCCCTTCTCTTAGTGTATGACTAAGC
This window harbors:
- the LOC130711555 gene encoding probable LRR receptor-like serine/threonine-protein kinase At5g10290; this translates as MPVDMEFIFVLLLLGCLCSFVLPDAQGDALYALKLSLNASAQQLTDWNQNQVNPCTWSQVYCHPNTNIVFQVSLETMGFTGYLTPRIGALKDLTTLSLQGNGITGDIPKELGNLTKLIRLDLENNRLNGEIPPSLGNLKKLQFLTLSQNNLSGTIPESFGSLPSLINVLLDSNNLIGQIPEQLFQVPKYNFTGNKLNCGKNYIQPCASNNEDQGSSHKSETGLIVGIIIGLVAILLLGGLLLFWCRGRHKGYKREVFVDVAGEVDRRIAFGQLKRFAWRELQIATDNFSEKNVLGQGGFGKVYKGVLADNTKVAVKRLTDYESPGGDAAFQREVEMISVAVHRNLLRLIGFCTTPTERLLVYPFMQNLSVAYRLREIKPGESVLDWPTRKRVALGTARGLEYLHEHCNPKIIHRDVKAANVLLDEDFEAVVGDFGLAKLVDIRKTNVTTQIRGTMGHIAPEYLSTGKSSGRTDVFGYGIMLLEIVTGQRAIDFSRLEEEDDVLLLDHVKKLEREKRLDAIVDRNLNKNYNIEEVEMMIQVALLCTQSTPEDRPMMSEVVRMLEGEGLAERWEEWQHVEVNRRQEYERLQRRFDWGEDSVYNQDAIELSGGR